Sequence from the Nasonia vitripennis strain AsymCx chromosome 5, Nvit_psr_1.1, whole genome shotgun sequence genome:
TTGCAACCCACTGATCTTGTCCTTGACATTACAAAATACCTCGTCACCTTTGAGCGCCAAAGACTTTATTTCTTCGATAACACTCGCGTGTATTCGCGAGTCGTAGATGACATCGATAAGTGGTGGCGGTAGTGAAATCTCCCACTGCGAAATCTTACTGTAGCGCATAATCGTTAACATATTGCGCTTAGAAAAATACTGCTGGTGGTCATGGTGAAGGGAATGTTGACAATTCTCCGCTCCTCGGCGAGTGTAGACGTTGCCATGAAAGCGAAGCTCTAGGTACTTGGCAAAGGATAGGGACCAAGTGTCGTCAGAAATTGGAACGACCGGCGAGACACTCTTGCACTTAGTACACTTGCTCCACATGAATATCTGCTTTGAACTTTCTTGACCTGGATTAGTAAACGGGTCGGCGCTCATTTCGCACAAGCTTATGTGGACGCATCCACCGTCATGTACGAATCTCCTCACGTGCTGAGATATCTGAGCTCTACAACTTTGAGCTGGACACTTGTACTCGGTGGTTAGACAGTAGCGTTCCAGAAAGCGGCCGAGTGCTATGTCATTCCTACCATACAGGTCCATGTTTACCACCCACGGGTTTACACAGAAGGCGGGTGCATTATTTCTgacgaataaaaagaaatgtCTCAGTTCACATCAAAATGTGATTCGTTTTAAATATAGACATCAAACTTACGTATTGTTGTTATGAAGAAAACTACAAAATAGCACCGATAATCTTTGGTGACTTGCAGGATCAAGACAATCCGGCCACACAATCTGCTGGTCCATCGACTCGTTTTGCGTCGGAGCTGACGATTGCTTCTTTTGCACAGATACATCGTTGACCGGGTGGAGACGACTACCGCAGGCTCGGAAATGTGCAAGCATCGTCTGGACTTCACGACTGTCAGCTCCCGCCGTTAGCTTTGCCTTGATAAATGGATGCTCCGGTTCGAATTTGATCTTCTTCATGGGTTTCTCGGAGCTCGACGATTCCGCCATCAAGCTGGTCAATTTTGCGCCTGATGGGAATATCACTTCAATGATTTAGTTTGTAAGGTTTCTTTTTGTTAGTTTCCGTAGATTTTGATGACGATTTGGATTAGCTTTTAATGATGttttaaaaatctgaatggaatatttttcaaaccaATTGCAATGGAAAGGTATTACGGTATAAAGTGATTCGTAAatgaaatgtaaaaattgaatCATTTGTAGCATGAATACCTTCCATCTTATCCGAAAAGTATGCCGAATAATACAACTCCTTAGGAAAGAAGCTCCTCAATACACAGTTTCTTCCAGGCTCGGTCTCCAAATATGGAATGGAAAACTTGAGGTACGGCGAGACGCTGAGGATCGTCCCCTCGAGTGCCTTCTTGAATTTATTCAGCAGCGGCAGGTCAGCCACACTGAGGCATTGTCCGTTAGGACTAACTTGGTCGAACACCTCGTCTTCGTCTTCATTCATGTATTGGTGCAGCGGGTCGCTCTTGTCACTAACCGACTCGCCGTGAACGCGTTTTTCTGGGTCTGGCTTGATTTCCTTAGACTTGCTTGTCCGGGTCTCGTCAGATGCTGCTGCTTCACCTGATGAGCTCTTGCCGAAGAGTTCCAAGGTGCTGTCGTGGTCCGATGTGGTACCGATACCTGATGTATCGTTTTGCGAGCTCGTTTCAAGTAGCGCCGATTGAACTTCAGTTAAACTTGTCTGTAAAAAATGCGTGATTTGAAATTCCGTTTTAGATGATGAAATGTTTTAAAGTTGGAGAATAATAACGAAATCTACCTTTTCGCCGATTTTCGATTCATCAGAGCTAGATTTCGACTTTGTCTTGAATAGCTTCAAAGTGTCATAAGAACTGGTAGCGTTCATCAATAAAGCGGATACTTGATTGAAGTTCTCACTATCGCTGATATTCTCAATACTCTGTTTCCTATCATTACTATCACTCTTTACAAGTGTGCTTTTGTGCATCGGCAAATGATTGTCAAAGTTCTGCTCTTCTCCGGAAATGACACCACTAGTGTCCTCTGATGATTTTTTTGGTTTCTCTAAAATGCTATCTTCACCTTCTTGGtctaatagaaaaaaaaaaaaaacaattcccATTATAAAACGATCAAGATTTTCGATTAAAGTAAAGGTTTATACGCTTACTTTGGCTGCCAATAGATTCTTTGGTTTTGCTAGGCGAAGCGTTACGCGAAGATTCATCCAAGAAGGAGTTGTCTTTGGGAGAAGGTGGCCTCGCAAACTCGTCCATCAAGAAGGATTTTTCCAGCCGGCAGGAGTATGCAGCAAAGATCATCATCGACGCTACGTTTTTCACTTTGCGCAGCTCGTTCTGCGAGCCACCGCGTAGCAGTATCGTAGCACCGAGGTGTGGGTTCGCACAACCTTCGAAATACATCAACGTCTTCACGCCAGCTTTAAAAGAAAAGCAGCtgcgttattattttaattaattatgtcCATATTGTAAGCTCGAAGTGTACTGACTTTTTTCACTCGGGAAATTccttaaataaaactttttacacGTTCCAAGTCTATATCTAGCGGAGATATGAGCGTCGATTGTGTCGACAATGTTAGCACCGGTGCACCTTGCTAGCCTTTCAAGGATGCTAAGTTTCACATTCAATACAAGAGTTATGCCGCATTCACGCAGTCGGTCTTGTGCTAATCTTGACACAGACCGATGCACTAAGACTATGTCTGGGCCTAGGGAGTTAATTCTAGCTACTGTGTGCCCTAGATATTCATTTTCCTATGTAATCGTAAACGAGTTATTAATTCATTAACCACATCTATATTCTATTATATTAGTATTTTCAATACGATACCTGTAGCATCACAGGTTCTAAGCTAAGCAACCTCCCCTCAACTCGCTGATACATGAGACCACAACGCAGCAAAAGAATCTTTGGATTCGCTATCATAGCGTTCATTCCTTTGTGAGCAACATTTTTGCTGCACACAACTCCGGAGACGATTTCGCAGTCATTCTTACTGCCACCAGGAGATTTCTTAATTTGCACGTATTGCCGGATGTCCATGTCGTCGGCGTCGTGATGCAGATCGGGCCTCACGCGGTCGATTATCTGATGGGCTATTTCGAGAACTACTTCGGACCAGTTTTGCGACAGACCTTCTTTGTTAAGTAGCTGTCGAAGGAGAGAATCTTCGTGTTGTTTGTATGCGGAACTTTAATGATAGAATTTGAGtagaaattattattatttttttttttaatttcatttataaatcaaaactcACGTTAGACAATTGTAAACGGTGGATTCGTTGAAAGCATTATTCAAGTTCGCCACTTGGTGCCATCcttcttgttttttaatatcCTGGACTAACAGTTTATCATTGAGAAGGTCCTCAGGTACTTTATTCTCCCGAGTCTGGAAATTCACTTCCTTCTGCTCGACTATCCCATCGTTACAGTCTGCTGTAGTCGATATTATATCTTCTGAGGTCGGCCTCTTTAAGGTAACTGTTGAAGCTTCTAAATTTAAATCTAAGTAAAAACTGGAACTAGATGAAGGCATTCGCCCTTGTACTTGAGGTGGCTGCCTACTCTCACTCTCGGAATCTGAAATAAAttaggtgttttttaaaatcataaatattggTAGTTAGAAAAAGGAGAATGGTTTATAAAGTACCCGTAGTCGAATCATGTTGAGGAATATTTTTCACCCATGCTGGTTCCTGAGCATCACAAGAAGTTTGATTATCAACTAAGAAGTCTTTACTTTGTACTCGCGAAAGTTTGGCAGGTTTAAATAATGCAGCTGAATCGCTAAAAGCATTATCCATTAAGACAGGTTCAATAAAACCAGCTTCAAACAAAGCTTGCCCTATTGCAGTTGCTTGTATTCTAAAAAAATCAACATCAGAGTATTATAATGATTTATTCAATTATTCGTAACTTTATTTTCATTGAAGTATAATTTACCGCGTAGCTGCTCTATTCTGAGCAATCATCCAATTTACTAGTTCATTTCCTATAAAACAATTGTAATAACGATTTAATCGGATCCTATGCGTCTGCAGAATGATCGCTTGATTGGAGCGAAACAACTCTTCATAAATCATCCTAAGGGATGTTGAATTTTGCAATGCCAAAGCGCGTTCTTGCGAAGTTAAATAGTTGTGTGACGATCTGAAATTGTTATAAATTAGAGAAATTCTTACTTACATGATAAACTTTGTATTTGCAATGAAAATTTACCTGCCAGTCGCGTATTTCTCTTCCATATAACCAACACTGAGTTTTCTTCTGACAAGAGTCTCATTTTCTGTACTTTCATTGGTACATTTATTTGAGGTTGGTGGTGAATTGGTACCATATTTTTCTTCTAAATCCTCTTGCAAGGCTCTTAAATCTGCAGAAAGATCACTCCTCATATCAGAAGATTGTAGGTAGGACAAAACAACTTTGCAGCAGTATGTACAAACCCTCAGATCAcctgaaaattatgaaaagaataattattatatatttataggtTGCACTGTATCAACAATTCATATATTGATCTTCTCACCAGTACAGCCCATGATTTTTCCTGGAATTTCGTCACAACAGCATtttgaacaaaaaatttgGCCACACACCCGACAGTGATGTCTTCTCCTGAATGTAGTAAACCTCTCTCCACATTCGTAACATTGTTTGCTTACACTGTCAGGCATCCAATAACTTCTGAGTTGGGAGTCTTTGTATGATTGAAGGTTCTACaaattatattgatgaattattgTTTGCAGAAGTAAtatttaaagatataaaaGGAAAACTCACATTGCTTTTCAAAGCCACAATATTGCTAATGCGTTTCAAGACATTTGGTAAGCTTCGACCCTCCGTTGTATCAACTGAGAAACTCATCAGACTGCTGGTATCTTCTGAGGGAGATTTTTCTGTACTTCCAGGCTGTTTCCATGATTCAGAATCTCCAGATGAACTTTGTTCATCATTATTTGGAGATGTTGCAGCCGTAACACTTGGAGTTGAACCTGATAAACGcaaacaaattattaaaaccATCTTAATTCAATTAGTGCTTATTTATTGTCAATTTACTATTTGTAAACCATTTGAAAATATGTTTTGAATTATATAGCATTGTGGAGTATTTGTGAAAAGTCTACAGATGGACTTGAAAGATAGTTAACAGTAAGCGCGTATAGATAAAGATAACAATTAGTGCAACCTATAAGAATTAATCCTTGATAAAATATTCTTTAaccattatttttatctgtaaaACTTCATGTAACGgatgttaaacattttatcgGCTATTAATTAATGCTATATATAGAGCCACATTGCCTTTAAGgaaatctttttataaatgtGTACGCACTTATCATAACCTatacatttgttttttcacTTGTCAACAGGCAAAGCATGGCCTTCAACAAATAGCAATGCTCAAAGCAAGCAAATAAACCACAAACGAACATTTCCAACAACTGTCATCGCCAGACGTAAGCAAAAAGAGCCAAAATCAACAACCACAAAACTTGTCAACCATCCCAAAGAATCAGCTGCAAATGCACGAAAATGCACCACGTACTCTTGGCAAATCCGAAGATCTTGGAGAAAATTGAGGCGACGACGGGCTGGCTCTCCTCTGGGCTCAACGGAGCGAACTCCGTGAGTTTCGACGGTGAGTTCATGTTCTTGTTCATCTTGCCGAGAGTTGCCGCCTCTATACTGTTGTGTTATCCTCTTCTCGCGCTGCAGCAGGACCTCTGTTATCTCTTGGAGTTGTCCGTCATGATGAGACCGATCAGCATCGTGCCTGACACGAGAACAATTGCTGCTCTGCAGCCTCTCGGAGGTGGAGAACGCGAAAACTTCGCGTCGCGATCGCGTAATAACAATAGTCGCGTTCGAGCCTCTCGTCAGCTGATCGACGCCTATATAGGTGTGTTATGTGTATCATATAGGCTGGTCGCGCggggattttttttcttccttattTTGAGTTTTAAGGTCATTGACTCGAAAGGGCAGTAACTATACTAAAATCGGGGGACTTAAAGAAAGAGGCTTTGTTGTTGTTTGGATCTGTTagagttaaaaaatacaatccAGGGGGCCCAGATCCCTTAGTTACGGTACTGTCGAatttgtatacctatacgaGCCTGGAGTCACGTGATACCGACAATTACAGTTCATCACACCGCGATATTGCGGAATCCAAAATTCGGGACTATACGACGTGACGGAGTTTAAAcggattaaaataaaaataaagttaaagaATGATAAAAGCTATGCCTGACgtctatttttgtatatttaatatacgtACTTATTCATTAAAGTCTTACTGTGAATCGACTTTATTCAAGGCCagaaacatttttattgaatGTTAGTAGTTATAAGTAAATAATGCAATATAGCAAATGAACTTATTATGCTGTCTAAACTCTATATTTTAATTGAGTTTACtcaaacattaaaaaataaataaataagctCGATATGACTTTTCCTCTTAAGACGACAATCCGCAACAGAATTTAATATCTCAAATCGTCCGATCGATTCATCCCTCGTCGCATATTCCATTACGACCTAACGTGTCTCGTCGCATTATGTCAtacacacgacgacgacgtcgcaTCGATTATCATCACACAAACCCCGAGGACTTAAGACTCCATAATGGTATGTACTTTAAAAAGCACAGTCCCGCAGTAGACAAACACGGAAAGACCAGCTTTTCACACGTTATAGACGTTTACTCAAGCCTATAGCCCGAGACTCGCGATTTTCCGCGGACTGGCGTAAATGTTACATAAAATGCGCTTTTATCGATCAACCTTTCACGTTGCAAGACACCGCGAGTCCGATAGCGCAATGCACGTACTTGACAATGGCTTTGGCATTAGTAAgctatttttatacatatatacgctTCAACACTTTCATGCTCAAGGTGTACGATTATCATTTTGTGCAAACATAGAAGCTGACGAAGCTGCCGATATTTGAATGGAAAATAGTCGTAATTTTGTTGAACAATTTCGAATTCTAATAGAGAGCCGATAGCATATTATCCCATATCTATCGGAATATGGAGCAGTGGGCTGTGTTATTGTTTTCCGCTCggcgaagctcgcgcgcgagcgtgacTACAAACAGTAAAAACTCGCAATAGCTTCATAACGTTATCCACACATATTTCGCGTCGCGTGATTAGGACATGCTATCCGCGGCATTTATAAGCGACAACACCGGAAGCGTgaaaaacttttcttaaaaaaaaataatcaaaattaatcGCCTCCAAAAAAGCACACCACCGTAAAACAGCGCTTGATCGACGCCTGCAGAGCTTACCGCCAGTATAGCAATTAATCAGCCCGTGACACACGTAAGCATAccaaaacacacacacacaccagcGGCCCGCCTGATGCAAGCGCGAAAAAgctctcggcggcggcgccgcAGAGGGAGCGGAGCACGTGGCGGCAGGTGTGCGCAGGTGCTCGTATACGTACAACAGAGCCAGCTCTCCGCATAGTCTTCTCATTAAAGTCGCCAGTGTgtagtcgtcgtcggcgggcgccgcgcgcgacgccGCTCTCTACTCCTCGTGCTTCCTTCTGATGTGTACACATAACACATGTATGTGAGCCAGTTCGTCTTTTGCATGTCCGTGGAATAGGAGTCACGTGCACTACTGCGACTGCTGCTCTGGTGCATTGGGTGAAGTCGCTTGGAGCCGTGGATATATAGGAGGAGGCGATCGAAGAGCGCAGCGACGATGCGATGGCCGAGGGAAGGAGAGATCGCTCTGGCAGAAGGTGAGCGACCGATTATGAGTGATGTACTATGGGGAGCTAATTTAAAGGAGTGTTGTTGTATTTTGAGGCTTGGAGTAGAGACTTTCATTCACGATCTGGCTGCTTGTGTTTTGGAGGCATGATATAGTGATACGTCGATCAGACTGCGATTGATCTAACTTTGAAAATGAGAAATCTCTATTCGCACATAATTcgattttcgagaaaaatgGTGTTTTGAATTTAGTTGCGATTCGAAAAACAGCCGCGCGCGTTTCTAGAAGTCGTAGAGCCAGAACTGCTAACAGGGTTAAAGGAATGCTCGTAAAAAGTGCAGAATTTACACGTCGATTCGAGTAGGCGCAGGCTAACGTGTTGCCAAACCCTGTGTTTACTTTGCATTAATCAATATTTAAAGTTACGTGTATAGAGCTTTTAGAGTGCGTTGACTCCGGCTAAAGTCTTTATTTCAAGCACGAAGACggcttttttttctataatgaTCGCACGAACCGTCTGAATTTGAACAATTTTTAGGATAACTTCGCACGACTcgattttgcatttatttacagtgCTCGTGTCGAATGCGTATAGGTATTGTTcctatattattttgttgatCTAGATGAgcatgtttatttatttatattcgtTGATTAATTGTTTGCtgaatgtattttattattagtgttatagaaaatgaaaattgcaTTAAAAAGCAAGTTTTGATAATAAATCTGTAGAATATATAATCAAATCATATAAAGATTATAAAACTGGCATCATTTTTGTTTGAACAGTATTggttataaaaaattcaacaatatttaatacgtcaaattaaaaattgatacatatatataaaacgGATACGCAGATCAACAGCAACTTGTTTCGGGTTCCAAAAAAAACTGGAGATGCCGGGGATCGAACCCGGGACCTTTCACATGCAAAGCGAACGCTCTACCACTGAGCTACATCCCCGCACGGACAAAGTAGAAGTTATAGACCTTTCTAAGCGCCGTACAAGCTGTTTTGCGCGCGAtttatagaatattttcacCTTTTGCCAATAATCGTCAGTTTACATAATTTGCCAACTGCCATTGTTTTTTGCTTGTTTTTAAACAAGACAAAGCAATTCCTTACCTGCCTCATTCATTACTCTCCAATTTATATTTCGTTTCGATTTATCAAAGAAagaatgaattttttatcgaGCAAAATTTTCATTGAGGAAGCGTGTATTGAAATAGCCAACCAACTGATTCATAGTTACGTAACACACATCACTTCtcaataataagaaaagcGAATTCGCGTAGGCGAAAAAAACTAATGGTGTAAATTCGTGACCGAAAAGTGGGTCACGACGTTATACTTACCCAGGTTGCTTTTTTCGTATACAACGCCAAGACTGCTCCATCATTTCGATCATCCCATACACGAGTAGGCAGGTCAGTTGCTGCGACTAGCTGTCCGCGATGCTATCTGTGCATCTGCTGTTCTAATCAGAGCCAGGAGCTTTCGACTTGACGATTTTAGGGCTcgtaaaatagaaaaaatatattacgcTCGTGTAGATCCTTACCGATCAGTTGCAGGAAACTACCTTACCGGTTTCTAATGCTTTCTATAAACGTTAATTTAGTCTTGTACAAAATTCACGTGTAAATTCAGTATTCACACCTTCGAAAAATTCCACACCCATCCACAAACAACAAAGCGATCGCTCGTCCCAGTCCAGCCAACCTCGATCGCCTCCACTCAATCCTGCCCCAGTCCAAATATAACCGCGCATAAATCCCTTTTACTTAGACCTCGCTCTATACCATCCCACGTCCTGTCGGCACGTGTCTTAAAGACCGTCCAACCTCAGGAAATTAAAGGCTTGCCTGCAGCAGCAATCACTGCTAATGCAGATTTTTCCCGCGACGTGACCTTAATTGCCCCCCCaaccgatttttctctctcataaGGCGGAGTCGCGGGTGCGCCGCCTTCGAtcttcgttctttttttttttagagccATATCGTTTTAGGACGCGAGCCGAAGGTTGCACGGGATAGTCGCTAATTTGATTTGACGCCGGTATAATGCGCGCCGATTTGCATCGGCTGATCTGTGTCTTTAGCCGATGACCTTCCTTGTTTGTCTATATTTATCTTAATTGGGCGGAACGCGATTGATATTGTATGTGCATACAACGTGTATTATACGCGAGGCTATACATTATTGTCAGATTTACGGTATAGACACGGTGTGTAAAGATTGACATTTTTACCGGGGGATAATTGCAATGTCGCCTATCTTATTTATGTACCTTTAGCTTCATCGGCGATTCGTTTTTGTTCGAGACCGTTTTAATTTTGAACGTTTGAAATTCCGCATACGGTTGTACAGCCGAAATTGCTCAGTCCAGCCGAAGAAACAGCGCAACACGTAAAATTGTTCAGGGGCTGCAGTGCCCGGCTAATTCAGCCCAGAAAATGCAAATGATTTAATCACCCTCTGCTGAGTAAAGTAGATTTAGACAGAAGtagcgcgtgtgtatgtactTAAGCTCGAAAAAAGCTCTGTTCTCGCAGGCGTGTGCACTTTTACTACGGCAGAGCCGAGACGACGTCGTATAAATAAAATGGCTCGGGTCGAGGAAGTAGACGAAAGGACGGAGACGGCCGAACTGGAAACAATGTCCGCTGGCGCACACGCAAACTTATAACGAAGACCCTTTTAAAATCGTATAGCTGCTTTGATTTTGCTCTCCGATGCTTAAGTGCCCCATATACTTACCTTATTGTTCTTCATCGATTTCGCTTCATCGAGCAAGTTGTACCGCTTAGGCTCGCAGTTGGAACTTACCTTTCTCGGCGACAAAATTACTATTCATTCATCGTATCCATTTTCTCTATAAAAATCCCCACATCCCTCTCCAAACAACAAAGCCCATTCCCCCGCGTCCAAGAAAACGAAGCAAGCGTAGTAAGGTCCTTTCCTCGCGTGCCGCCGGCTGGAAATGCGTCAGATTGAATCGTGAATAAGGAGAGGGAGCTGCccgtacagagagagagagagagagagagaactccaCTGACCCCACGTCGTATAATAGTCGGAGCCCTACAACCTCCCCTTATACACACTTATcgtatatacctgtatatagTCTCTCACACGGAGAAAACCGTTGCGTGTGCGTGCGGGCCATTTATTTGCCGGcgttggggggggggggggggcgagcgTAGTGTGTAAGGCGTCGAGACGGTGCGGCATGCAAATCCCCAGGAGGGAACCGGGTCACCGGGTCAGTACTCGCTCTTTTCTCGATCTAGCCTTTGTAAGGCAGCGCTGCGAGGAAGTGTTTTAATGCAGGATTTTTTTCTGCGTTTAAGCGATTTTTCGAATGTTTGCCTTGGGAATCGATTCGACGTGATTGCGCTTCGAATTGATGGTGTTTACGCACGACAGTCGGGAGACTCGGTAATTGGGCTGATGATCCGAACGCAAACATTTCAAGACTATCCCTGGATTCATCAAGCTCTTGCACGCCACGATCCTTTCCTTGACTCTGACGAGGACACCGGCGACAATCGCAGTCGAGTCTTCCGTAACGATTCACGATCGCGCTGTCCGTGTGTCCGATGGAAAACGGCTTTTTCCACTGGTCATCCCCGGATACGaatatcctttttttttctcaatcgTGGCAGTAGTGGGTAACCACTTCACGCAGGACAGAGGAATAAGCCAGATCTGTTTGCCCTTTTAATTACGCTAATAGGCAGTATCGACCGTCGCCCTTTCGGCCGCGTGGAACCTCTATAGTCGGCCTTGACACCGTGTCGGCGGGGGATTTGAATTCCTCGGTGATTTGTCCCAGATTTCGGGGGAGCTTAAGGAgtctaaaattaaaacacCTCTCGCCATCCCTGCAGCGACAAATCGCTACAAACCACCCCAacgaaataaaattcaaaccCCGTCTCGCCTCAAACGTCCCGATTAACTAGCTCGCAAGCTCGCGTTCGAAGCAGCAAGCTTTTCGGCGTGTGTCGCAAGTAGGTCTCCCGAATAAATAAGGCCCGATAGTCATCTCTCTAGCTCTCGGCGCGGAGGCCGTTACATCGAATTGACTAAAGAGGTTAATAGATATTAGGTCGCCGATAGAGAGCTAATCTCGGAAACGAGTCGCTCCGGCCGTTAGCGCCTCGTGCTTTGTATCTCGTGTCTGCGTATGGTAATTTTTCAGGGGTGGGGGTTTCGCGAGTCCCGCGTGATTTCTATTCATATTTCTCGGAGTAATTCGAGGGAATATTATATAGGGATGGATAGCTGGAATTTTAGTTCTGATGGTGGTCTCGGTGGCCTCGTTCTGCGGAGAATTTCACATCCGCGTACTTATATTCTTACTAAACTTTTCTAGAGAACTTTTCAAGAAAGCGCGACTATAAAGCCATACTGTACTGTGATCAATGACGCCTAATCACTATTTCATAAGAGCCTTGCATATCATTAACATATACGACGAGCGCCGCGTACGGCTGAAATTCGAATTTGATATATTAACACTTTTTATTGCAAA
This genomic interval carries:
- the LOC100122133 gene encoding 1-phosphatidylinositol 3-phosphate 5-kinase isoform X1; the protein is MNKNMNSPSKLTEFAPLSPEESQPVVASIFSKIFGFAKSSTPSVTAATSPNNDEQSSSGDSESWKQPGSTEKSPSEDTSSLMSFSVDTTEGRSLPNVLKRISNIVALKSNNLQSYKDSQLRSYWMPDSVSKQCYECGERFTTFRRRHHCRVCGQIFCSKCCCDEIPGKIMGCTGDLRVCTYCCKVVLSYLQSSDMRSDLSADLRALQEDLEEKYGTNSPPTSNKCTNESTENETLVRRKLSVGYMEEKYATGRSSHNYLTSQERALALQNSTSLRMIYEELFRSNQAIILQTHRIRLNRYYNCFIGNELVNWMIAQNRAATRIQATAIGQALFEAGFIEPVLMDNAFSDSAALFKPAKLSRVQSKDFLVDNQTSCDAQEPAWVKNIPQHDSTTDSESESRQPPQVQGRMPSSSSSFYLDLNLEASTVTLKRPTSEDIISTTADCNDGIVEQKEVNFQTRENKVPEDLLNDKLLVQDIKKQEGWHQVANLNNAFNESTVYNCLTSAYKQHEDSLLRQLLNKEGLSQNWSEVVLEIAHQIIDRVRPDLHHDADDMDIRQYVQIKKSPGGSKNDCEIVSGVVCSKNVAHKGMNAMIANPKILLLRCGLMYQRVEGRLLSLEPVMLQENEYLGHTVARINSLGPDIVLVHRSVSRLAQDRLRECGITLVLNVKLSILERLARCTGANIVDTIDAHISARYRLGTCKKFYLRNFPSEKTGVKTLMYFEGCANPHLGATILLRGGSQNELRKVKNVASMMIFAAYSCRLEKSFLMDEFARPPSPKDNSFLDESSRNASPSKTKESIGSQNQEGEDSILEKPKKSSEDTSGVISGEEQNFDNHLPMHKSTLVKSDSNDRKQSIENISDSENFNQVSALLMNATSSYDTLKLFKTKSKSSSDESKIGEKTSLTEVQSALLETSSQNDTSGIGTTSDHDSTLELFGKSSSGEAAASDETRTSKSKEIKPDPEKRVHGESVSDKSDPLHQYMNEDEDEVFDQVSPNGQCLSVADLPLLNKFKKALEGTILSVSPYLKFSIPYLETEPGRNCVLRSFFPKELYYSAYFSDKMEVIFPSGAKLTSLMAESSSSEKPMKKIKFEPEHPFIKAKLTAGADSREVQTMLAHFRACGSRLHPVNDVSVQKKQSSAPTQNESMDQQIVWPDCLDPASHQRLSVLFCSFLHNNNTNNAPAFCVNPWVVNMDLYGRNDIALGRFLERYCLTTEYKCPAQSCRAQISQHVRRFVHDGGCVHISLCEMSADPFTNPGQESSKQIFMWSKCTKCKSVSPVVPISDDTWSLSFAKYLELRFHGNVYTRRGAENCQHSLHHDHQQYFSKRNMLTIMRYSKISQWEISLPPPLIDVIYDSRIHASVIEEIKSLALKGDEVFCNVKDKISGLQLDEAMLANMKIQLGKDQLYFKNKIEELQLKLTSPTLENKKSQGKNSEKQVQSLMYRIEDGIVIVKRLISDAVLNWNAKIAEATASAKRQQYERQTNKRTTVERSSITATNSVSGSSGTGAVESNDGYITEDTASESQLEDLSPMSADYNAVDAITAIQANLMSFDPVESSDGELPDPPTVITNPEEIVVIQGSPKTHQRSFSDTIPPTAEDAPDKKKKKKTILSQLLPSTSTTNTIPNPLGPLEHHLLPLGSVVPIVVYESEPSSIIAYALDSHDYKHALQEQLRGTKGPELNPSPLYRRKLPENKENVSEINQSGESKRPSVLSFLRGNSPNPNALGSPMETDKVVPSIETTGAPPAPNPETDEEKKAAKQQQHNYIEVQFADSTTNFYCRIYFAAQFAALRNNVLTYGEEGYTRSLSRSVLWAARGGKSGSSFCKTKDDRFVLKEMTRMDMQIFLDFAPNYFAYMEKCQQTKQPTLLGKIVGIYRVSFKNNTTNAALRTSVLVMENLFYNRSITDKFDLKGSVRNRLVNPEDVDHEGELVLLDENLLNMSCDSPLYIRPHAKAVLNKAIEEDTKFLADNCVMDYSLLVGLEPTSDELVLGIIDYLRTFTWDKKIETMVKKSGILGGQGKLPTIVSPGEYRARFIAAMHKYFLPVPDRWTGLNRGVTST